In one window of Azoarcus olearius DNA:
- a CDS encoding CobW family GTP-binding protein → MNAAPSRLPVTVLTGFLGAGKTTLLNHLLRESGGRYAVIVNEYGEIGIDGELVVGAEEEVLELNNGCICCKVRGDLIRVVSGLLKRRGRFDGILIETTGLADPAPVVQSFMADDEIRQQARVDGVVCVVDACHFLTSLERSREAGVQLAHASLVVINKAELADEAVVAQVEREIARLNPGATVLRSARGAVPAAALLDQGAYELPRLELPAAPSAARARYVPVPQGRHTDGLACVSLVLQRPLERGRFLAWLQRLVTERGEKLLRTKGIVALAGADRRFVFQGVHMMVDSDFDRPWRTEETRDSRLVFIGHGLDDSELRAGLDACQVSPA, encoded by the coding sequence ATGAACGCCGCGCCAAGCCGCCTGCCGGTCACGGTGCTCACCGGCTTCCTCGGCGCGGGCAAGACCACGCTGCTCAACCACCTGCTGCGCGAAAGCGGCGGCCGCTACGCGGTCATCGTCAATGAGTACGGCGAGATCGGCATCGACGGCGAACTGGTGGTGGGGGCCGAGGAAGAGGTGCTGGAACTCAACAACGGCTGCATCTGCTGCAAGGTGCGCGGCGACCTGATCCGCGTGGTCAGTGGCCTGCTCAAGCGCCGCGGCCGCTTCGACGGCATCCTGATCGAGACCACCGGCCTGGCCGACCCCGCGCCGGTCGTGCAGTCCTTCATGGCCGACGACGAGATCCGCCAGCAGGCCCGGGTCGATGGCGTGGTCTGCGTGGTCGATGCCTGCCACTTCCTCACCAGCCTGGAACGCAGCCGCGAGGCGGGCGTGCAGCTGGCGCACGCCAGCCTGGTGGTCATCAACAAGGCGGAACTGGCCGACGAGGCGGTGGTGGCGCAGGTGGAGCGCGAGATCGCGCGCCTCAACCCCGGCGCCACGGTGCTGCGCAGCGCGCGCGGCGCGGTGCCGGCCGCGGCGCTGCTGGACCAGGGCGCCTACGAGCTGCCGCGGCTGGAACTGCCCGCCGCGCCGTCCGCCGCCCGCGCGCGCTACGTGCCGGTGCCGCAGGGGCGCCATACCGACGGCCTCGCGTGCGTGTCGCTGGTGTTGCAGCGTCCGCTGGAGCGCGGCCGCTTCCTCGCCTGGCTGCAGCGCCTGGTCACCGAGCGTGGCGAAAAGCTGCTGCGCACCAAGGGCATCGTCGCGCTCGCCGGCGCGGACCGCCGCTTCGTCTTCCAGGGCGTCCACATGATGGTCGATAGCGATTTCGACCGCCCGTGGCGCACCGAGGAGACGCGCGACAGCCGGCTGGTGTTCATCGGCCACGGGCTGGACGACAGCGAACTGCGCGCCGGTCTCGACGCCTGCCAGGTCTCGCCGGCATGA
- a CDS encoding transporter, which produces MAAKHSQGEVAPVARRSRDSRRARRRFGAALASALAAASTSAWALEMDAGDDTPLPEGTNLAVLYYQHVERDRLYVDGDRVPGRNRLDSDIGIARFVHYTKFAGMTINPQFLLPFGNLHAKGDLSPLGSASGVGDLILASVFWLVEKPETNTYFAITPYVYLPTGSYDKNEALNLGENRWKGTLQLGYITGLTDKLLLDLYADVTVFGNNNDYGPTSATLKQDPLYQVQGWLRYKLTDAWDVRAGYFYTWGGETKVNGVSGDDRQRNTKYQVGTAWFYEPSAQVVFTYGQDISVESGFRERNRLNFRWLKVF; this is translated from the coding sequence ATGGCGGCGAAACACAGCCAAGGGGAAGTCGCGCCTGTCGCGCGGCGCAGTCGGGACAGCAGGCGGGCGCGGCGACGGTTCGGCGCCGCGCTCGCCAGCGCGCTGGCGGCGGCGTCCACCAGTGCCTGGGCGCTGGAGATGGATGCCGGCGACGACACGCCGCTGCCGGAAGGCACCAACCTCGCGGTGCTCTACTACCAGCATGTCGAACGCGACCGCCTGTACGTGGATGGCGACCGCGTGCCGGGCCGGAACCGGCTCGATTCCGACATCGGCATCGCGCGCTTCGTGCATTACACCAAGTTTGCCGGCATGACGATCAACCCGCAGTTCCTGCTGCCCTTCGGCAACCTGCATGCCAAGGGTGACCTGTCGCCGCTCGGCAGCGCCAGCGGGGTGGGCGACCTGATCCTGGCCTCGGTGTTCTGGCTGGTGGAAAAGCCGGAGACCAACACCTATTTCGCGATCACGCCCTACGTGTACCTGCCCACCGGCAGCTACGACAAGAACGAGGCGTTGAACCTCGGCGAAAACCGCTGGAAGGGCACGCTGCAGCTCGGTTACATCACCGGCCTGACCGACAAGCTGCTGCTCGACCTTTATGCCGACGTCACCGTGTTCGGCAACAACAACGACTACGGCCCCACTTCCGCCACCCTCAAGCAGGACCCGCTGTACCAGGTGCAGGGCTGGCTGCGCTACAAGCTGACCGATGCCTGGGACGTGCGCGCCGGCTACTTCTACACCTGGGGCGGAGAAACCAAGGTGAACGGCGTCTCCGGCGACGACCGCCAGCGCAACACCAAGTACCAGGTGGGCACCGCCTGGTTCTACGAACCGAGCGCCCAGGTCGTGTTCACCTACGGCCAGGACATCTCGGTGGAAAGCGGCTTCCGCGAGCGCAACCGGCTCAACTTCCGCTGGCTCAAGGTCTTCTGA
- a CDS encoding metal ABC transporter solute-binding protein, Zn/Mn family: MPRRLLYCILLCLSVFAAPGRAAPPLDVVTTLAQIAEPLSVIAGPRARVSSLLGPGVDPHLYRLTRSDVARLTRADLVFYNGLHLEAQMEEMLQSLATRKPVVAIAAGVDPARLRGGAGQARDPHIWMDPALWRSALETAVAALAAVDPEGAEGYRSRARDYFQRLNRLQTYVGEVLASVPASARVLVTAHDAFGYFGHAFGLEVLAIQGISTESEAGLRRIEELVETLVRRRIGAVFVESSVSPRSVRALVDGAAARGHTVRIGGELYSDAMGKPGGYTGTYIGMLDHNASTVARGLGGRVPAGGMLGELADLH, encoded by the coding sequence ATGCCGCGTCGTCTGCTGTACTGCATCCTGCTGTGCCTGTCCGTTTTCGCCGCCCCCGGCCGCGCCGCGCCGCCGCTCGACGTGGTCACCACGCTGGCGCAGATCGCCGAGCCGCTGTCCGTCATCGCCGGGCCGCGCGCGCGCGTCAGCAGCCTGCTCGGGCCGGGCGTCGATCCCCACCTCTACCGTCTCACCCGCAGCGACGTCGCGCGCCTGACCCGCGCCGACCTGGTGTTCTACAACGGCCTGCACCTGGAGGCGCAGATGGAGGAGATGCTGCAGTCGCTCGCCACCCGCAAGCCGGTGGTGGCGATTGCGGCCGGCGTGGACCCGGCGCGCCTGCGCGGCGGGGCCGGCCAGGCGCGCGACCCCCACATCTGGATGGACCCCGCGCTATGGCGCAGCGCGCTGGAAACCGCGGTGGCCGCGCTGGCGGCAGTCGACCCGGAAGGCGCGGAGGGCTACCGCAGCCGGGCGCGCGACTACTTCCAGCGCCTCAACCGCCTGCAGACCTATGTGGGCGAGGTGCTGGCGAGCGTGCCGGCGAGCGCGCGCGTGCTGGTCACCGCGCACGACGCCTTCGGCTACTTCGGCCACGCCTTCGGGCTGGAGGTGCTGGCGATCCAGGGCATCAGCACCGAGAGCGAGGCCGGCCTGCGGCGCATCGAGGAACTGGTGGAAACGCTGGTCCGCCGCCGCATCGGCGCGGTGTTCGTCGAAAGCTCGGTGTCGCCGCGCAGCGTGCGCGCGCTGGTGGATGGCGCGGCCGCGCGCGGCCACACGGTGCGCATCGGCGGCGAACTCTATTCCGACGCGATGGGCAAGCCCGGTGGCTACACCGGCACCTACATCGGCATGCTCGACCACAACGCCTCGACCGTCGCGCGCGGATTGGGCGGGCGCGTGCCGGCGGGCGGGATGCTCGGCGAGCTGGCGGACCTTCACTGA
- a CDS encoding DUF1097 domain-containing protein encodes MSQLAALSLSIALLGGFATWLFLTVGGVLIWAAFVAWGCYFQAGGNAPALRNTLVCNTFGAAVAWLAAVVILSVPLAATLTLPGWAAVVVFATAWLVCMAANVPALSTIPASFYGYASTFAFLLQTPEKMNLAALTSPGLDNAFIVTALSMAIGALFGYVSGALGGALMTRTARAG; translated from the coding sequence ATGTCCCAACTCGCTGCACTGTCGCTCAGCATCGCCCTGCTCGGCGGCTTCGCCACCTGGCTGTTCCTCACCGTCGGCGGGGTGCTGATCTGGGCCGCCTTCGTCGCCTGGGGCTGCTACTTCCAGGCCGGCGGCAACGCGCCCGCGCTGCGCAACACGCTGGTATGCAACACCTTCGGCGCCGCGGTGGCCTGGCTGGCCGCGGTGGTCATCCTCAGCGTGCCGCTGGCGGCCACCCTCACGCTGCCCGGCTGGGCGGCGGTGGTGGTGTTCGCCACCGCGTGGCTGGTGTGCATGGCGGCCAACGTTCCGGCGTTGTCCACCATCCCGGCCAGCTTCTACGGCTATGCCAGCACCTTCGCCTTCCTGCTGCAGACGCCGGAGAAGATGAACCTGGCCGCGCTCACCAGCCCCGGGCTGGACAACGCCTTCATCGTCACCGCGCTGTCGATGGCGATCGGTGCGCTGTTCGGCTACGTCTCCGGCGCACTCGGCGGCGCGCTGATGACGCGCACCGCGCGCGCCGGCTGA
- a CDS encoding metal ABC transporter permease, with the protein MGEFIDLLLLRAGYNSAVVVAGAALLGLAAGVIGAFVLLRKRVLISDAISHATLPGVGLAFLAGVALTGNGRHFGLLLLGAGASGALGVLLVQAIKDHTRLPEDSAIATVLSLFFGAGVVLLSHIQTLPVGGQAGMNGFLLGAAATMSLDEAQLVGAAALAVLALAALLGKEFGLVCFDAGYAAALGWPVRRLDLALLVLLLAVVAIGLKTVGLILVVALVTIPPVAARFWTERLGAMVALAGGFGALAAWLGAAVSSLLPGLPTGAVIVLVAAALLVLSLLCGPARGLPARLRRVAA; encoded by the coding sequence ATGGGCGAATTCATCGACCTCCTGCTGCTGCGCGCGGGCTACAACAGCGCGGTGGTGGTGGCGGGCGCGGCGCTGCTCGGGCTGGCGGCGGGCGTCATCGGCGCCTTCGTGCTGCTGCGCAAGCGGGTGCTGATCAGCGATGCGATCAGCCACGCGACGCTGCCGGGCGTGGGGCTGGCCTTCCTCGCCGGCGTGGCGCTGACCGGCAACGGCCGCCACTTCGGCCTGCTGCTGCTCGGCGCCGGCGCCTCGGGCGCGCTCGGCGTGCTGCTGGTGCAGGCGATCAAGGACCACACCCGGCTGCCCGAAGACAGCGCGATCGCCACGGTGCTCAGCCTCTTCTTCGGCGCCGGCGTGGTGCTGCTGTCGCACATCCAGACGCTGCCGGTGGGCGGGCAGGCCGGCATGAACGGTTTCCTGCTCGGCGCCGCCGCCACCATGAGCCTGGACGAAGCGCAGCTGGTCGGCGCCGCCGCGCTGGCGGTGCTCGCGCTCGCGGCGCTGCTCGGCAAGGAGTTCGGCCTGGTCTGTTTCGACGCCGGCTATGCGGCGGCGCTCGGCTGGCCGGTGCGGCGGCTGGACCTCGCGCTGCTGGTGCTGCTGCTGGCGGTGGTGGCGATCGGGCTGAAGACCGTGGGGCTGATCCTGGTCGTCGCGCTGGTGACGATTCCGCCGGTCGCGGCGCGCTTCTGGACGGAGCGCCTCGGGGCGATGGTGGCGCTCGCTGGCGGTTTCGGCGCGCTCGCGGCCTGGCTGGGTGCCGCCGTGTCCTCGTTGCTGCCGGGCCTGCCCACCGGCGCGGTGATCGTGCTGGTGGCCGCCGCGCTGCTGGTGCTGTCGCTGCTGTGCGGCCCGGCGCGCGGACTGCCGGCGCGGCTGCGGAGGGTGGCGGCATGA
- a CDS encoding metal ABC transporter ATP-binding protein, with the protein MVTLLKFRPRSRPLPADSDSPLAVHGLTVAYGQQTVLREVDFVAPAASLVAVVGPNGAGKSTFIKAVLGLQPRLAGAVSCYGRAVERQRHLIGYVPQRSSVDWDFPASALDVVTMGLYGRIGWCRPVRARHREQALDCLEQVGMADFARRQIGQLSGGQQQRVFLARALAQDAMLYLMDEPFAGVDAATERAIVDVLRTLKGRGRTVLCVHHDLQTAPDYFEHLLLLAGRVVAAGPINETFTAAALEAAYGVGLPPVAAAVARAG; encoded by the coding sequence ATGGTGACCCTGCTCAAATTCCGTCCCCGCAGCCGGCCGTTGCCGGCCGATTCCGACAGCCCGCTCGCGGTGCACGGGCTGACCGTGGCCTACGGCCAGCAGACCGTGCTGCGCGAGGTCGATTTCGTCGCGCCGGCGGCCTCGTTGGTGGCGGTGGTCGGCCCCAACGGCGCCGGCAAATCCACCTTCATCAAGGCGGTGCTCGGCTTGCAGCCGCGCCTGGCGGGCGCGGTGTCGTGCTACGGCCGCGCGGTGGAGCGCCAGCGCCACCTGATCGGCTACGTGCCCCAGCGCAGCAGCGTCGACTGGGACTTTCCGGCGTCCGCGCTCGACGTGGTCACGATGGGACTGTACGGCCGCATCGGCTGGTGCCGGCCGGTGCGAGCGCGCCATCGCGAGCAGGCGCTGGACTGCCTCGAACAGGTGGGCATGGCCGACTTCGCCCGCCGCCAGATCGGCCAGCTCTCGGGCGGCCAGCAGCAGCGCGTGTTCCTGGCGCGCGCGCTGGCGCAGGACGCCATGCTGTACCTGATGGACGAGCCCTTCGCCGGCGTGGATGCCGCCACCGAGCGCGCCATCGTCGACGTGCTGCGGACCTTGAAGGGCCGCGGCCGCACCGTGCTGTGCGTGCATCACGACCTGCAGACCGCGCCCGACTACTTCGAGCACCTGTTGCTGCTGGCGGGCCGGGTGGTGGCCGCCGGGCCGATCAACGAGACCTTCACCGCGGCGGCGCTGGAAGCGGCCTACGGCGTGGGCCTGCCGCCGGTGGCCGCGGCGGTGGCGCGGGCCGGCTAG
- a CDS encoding WD40 repeat domain-containing protein, with the protein MNAPLGGLPPLVALCGAHWRLEAPVVAVAWSRRGGPAAFAMGDGGVVFARPPTQPGGQGAPGLVRMEAHAGACLALAADPAGGLVSGGDDGRLLHLDPAAGAASAPAVLADHRGEWLDHVAVSARGLRACASGRRVWLHGPGSEAVLELASGVTALAFDPAGGRLAIAGHGGVELWSAADGARRRLEAPGYHRALAWSPDGRYLASGMQENALCCWRLGDGQRHLFEGYPGQPRALGFAARGHLLASNGGPRVVSWDLDHPRPASTRSESGYPGRVPVSALAWHPSRALLAAGYHNGAVLLCRPGSDQHLFVQGSGAGPVTALAWAADGAALALGTQHGELAVVAIPAQILSMARAA; encoded by the coding sequence ATGAACGCGCCACTGGGGGGCTTGCCGCCGCTGGTGGCGCTGTGCGGCGCGCACTGGCGCCTGGAGGCGCCGGTGGTCGCGGTGGCGTGGTCGCGCCGCGGCGGGCCGGCCGCGTTCGCAATGGGCGACGGCGGGGTGGTTTTCGCCCGTCCGCCGACGCAACCGGGCGGACAGGGCGCGCCCGGACTCGTGCGCATGGAGGCGCACGCGGGGGCCTGTCTGGCGCTCGCGGCCGACCCCGCCGGCGGCCTCGTCAGCGGTGGGGACGACGGCCGCCTGCTGCACCTCGACCCGGCCGCCGGCGCGGCAAGCGCGCCCGCGGTGCTCGCAGACCATCGCGGCGAGTGGCTGGACCACGTCGCGGTCAGCGCGCGCGGGCTGCGCGCCTGTGCCAGCGGGCGCCGCGTCTGGCTGCACGGGCCGGGAAGCGAGGCCGTGCTGGAACTCGCCAGCGGCGTCACCGCGCTCGCGTTCGACCCCGCCGGCGGCCGGCTCGCGATCGCCGGCCACGGCGGCGTGGAGCTGTGGTCGGCGGCGGACGGGGCGCGGCGCCGGCTCGAAGCGCCGGGCTACCACCGCGCGCTGGCATGGAGTCCCGATGGCCGCTACCTCGCGAGCGGCATGCAGGAGAACGCGCTGTGCTGCTGGCGGCTGGGCGACGGCCAGCGCCACCTCTTCGAAGGCTACCCCGGCCAGCCGCGCGCGCTCGGCTTCGCTGCGCGCGGGCACCTGCTCGCCAGCAACGGCGGACCGCGCGTGGTCAGCTGGGACCTCGACCATCCGCGCCCCGCGTCTACCCGCTCGGAGTCCGGCTATCCCGGCCGCGTGCCGGTCAGCGCGCTCGCGTGGCATCCGTCGCGCGCGCTGCTCGCCGCCGGATATCACAACGGCGCGGTGCTGCTGTGCCGGCCGGGCAGCGACCAGCATCTGTTCGTCCAGGGTTCCGGCGCCGGTCCCGTCACCGCCCTCGCGTGGGCGGCGGACGGGGCGGCGCTGGCGCTGGGCACGCAGCACGGGGAACTCGCCGTGGTGGCGATCCCCGCCCAAATCCTGTCGATGGCCCGGGCGGCCTGA